A part of Macrobrachium nipponense isolate FS-2020 chromosome 26, ASM1510439v2, whole genome shotgun sequence genomic DNA contains:
- the LOC135200119 gene encoding cuticle protein AMP4-like, which produces MKISIIFIATLALASGRPQDLEEPEPVEVIEILRDERVQPEEGAYSFQVETENGIVHKEEGVAGTQGQTNVEGSFSYPLEDGTVVEVSYIADENGFQVQSPLLPVAPEFPHPIPQFVLDQIAFAEEQRRLEEQQKSVEAFSSVVEQIVEVQE; this is translated from the exons ATAATATTCATAGCGACTCTGGCTTTAGCCTCGGGCCGCCCGCAGGATCTAGAGGAACCAGAACCAGTGGAGGTCATCGAAATTCTTCGCGACGAAAGAGTGCAGCCTGAAGAAGGAGCATACTCCTTCCAGGTGGAGACAGAAAATGGAATCGTGCATAAGGAGGAAGGAGTTGCGGGAACTCAGGGACAAACCAACGTGGAGGGATCCTTCAG CTACCCTCTGGAAGACGGCACTGTGGTCGAAGTGTCCTACATCGCGGACGAGAACGGCTTCCAGGTGCAGTCTCCTCTCCTTCCAGTGGCCCCTGAGTTTCCCCATCCAATTCCGCAGTTTGTCCTCGACCAAATTGCCTTCGCTGAGGAGCAGAGGAGGCTCGAGGAGCAACAGAAGAGCGTCGAGGCTTTCAGTAGCGTTGTGGAGCAGATAGTCGAAGTGCAGGAGTAG
- the LOC135200120 gene encoding cuticle protein AMP4-like, with product MLSFKTLSSVVQERAIMNAVFISSLVLGAILASLVSGAPQQNTPRPIAIIKDERFQPQDGAYSFDLETENGIVQSEAGSPGSEGQTNVQGSFRFPLEDGSIAEVTYIADENGFQVQSPLLPVAPQFPHPIPDFVLKQIAFAEEQRRLEAAGGRA from the exons ATGCTATCATTCAAGACCCTCTCCTCCGTCGTCCAAGAGCGAGCAATCATGAACGCT GTCTTCATTTCATCACTGGTCCTTGGAGCGATCCTCGCCTCCTTGGTATCAGGAGCTCCTCAGCAGAACACGCCACGTCCCATCGCCATCATTAAGGACGAGCGTTTCCAACCTCAGGACGGCGCCTATTCCTTCGACCTGGAGACCGAGAACGGCATCGTTCAGAGCGAGGCTGGAAGTCCTGGATCAGAGGGACAGACCAACGTCCAGGGATCTTTCCG TTTCCCATTGGAGGACGGATCCATAGCCGAAGTGACATACATCGCCGATGAAAATGGTTTCCAAGTCCAGTCTCCTCTTCTCCCCGTGGCCCCACAGTTCCCCCACCCAATCCCTGACTTCGTCCTCAAACAGATTGCTTTCGCCGAGGAGCAGAGGAGGCTCGAGGCCGCTGGAGGACGAGCCTAG